TGCAGACCAGTGTATCATTTTCTTTCCGACAAGGGccaaaattcatagagctgcttaagctgaaaatataaaataagcacacaaaaagtgcgattaccagaataaggttcccAGTAAAAATACCACATCACACGtgccatttgtgactggtatcctgttcatttctgcttagcagggaattttcAAGCAATATATTCTGCCTAAGCGCTGTAAAATTTTTTGGGCCCCACAGCCGATTTCATCGAGTTGCTCAGcagccaattttgtgcttactgttaCTGTAATCTTACAGGcgagtttccatttcatagcgctgctaaccgtaagcacacaaaaaggcatgctaaccgtCTGGGGCTTACTGATTGAAAAACGAATGACAATACAATTCAAATTCATGGTGAGCGTGCAAGCTGtccgcctaattttcttgctaattGAAATACGCTCACGCTCAagagcaatttttttctgcaaCAGTAAGCATGAAAATGTTTATCGTTTAGCAGTGAGCTGTGCTTACCCAAACTGATGACATTATTGCCACtggtgctgctgctgttgctggcACTACTCATGAGACTCGCTGCCTGGTCTTTAGTAAGAATCACCCTCTGCCGTTCATACCTGGACGTCTCCCGAGAAACAGTCTGCTCTATCACATACCCGCTGGTACCCGTATCGGGGTCTTTGTAATAACCAACGACCGTCCCTGCGTAGTAGTACCCATCTCGGTCCTCCGCCATCACCGTCTGACCTCTACTCAGCCATTCCTTGATGATGATATCCGCCTCGTTGACTGATCGATGATCTCCATCGTCAAACTCTATCAGGTACCTGGTGATTTCGACAGAGAAATATTACAGCATTTGGTGGCTAGTGCATTTTCagtcaaagtcttatatagcgcacgtatctaccaacaaggtactcgaggcgctgagtatatacaaacttccagCCAGATAGGTTAATGAAGTGATGAATACTGAAACCAAATTATGTAGCAACTAAccagggtttacaaggtgctacggcgcaatTAGCAGatacagccaggaacaccaaggcgaaccccttctcttttctatAGGTgcactggttttttttacatgcattacacaaaacatgagaccaacggctttacgtcccatccgaaaggacgaagcaatagtgaagtgtcttccttaaggacacaggtgtcatggttggggattcaaacccaatctctgctgatcagaaacaccagagtttcaatttggtgctcttaactgctcggccacgacactacCAAAACACACATAAACTCTAAAGCCTAGTAAATAATACCACAGCTGCACGTTGCATTAGAGTTTTGCAGGTTATTATGTCCTCCAAGTTCAATTTGCGAGAAGGTAGTGAGTAAAGTTGACTTACCTCGACAGCCTCTCCTGGTGGAGGATTGTACCCGGATACCAAAACCCATCCAACCACTTGGTGTAAACTTTCAGTCCGGGCAACAACAAAGCAACATCCCCTTCAACTACTGGTAGAGTCTCACCCGGTGGTGGCTCATGTAATGTTTCCAGTGGTTGGGAAGTGGAGGGTTCAGAGGTCAGTGGCCTGGTTGATTGTTGTGGAGGGGTGGACTGTCTCTTCTGACTTGAAGGGGACGGCGATGTTTTCCGGGATACACTTGTTGCTAGAGGAGATAAATTGACAAATCTGAGCGTACGTTTTCCCAAACCCAAAACAAAGAAGGCTCTCATAAAAAAGATGTCACCATTTTGGATAGGGTGAGCTTACataagcagagtatactgttcgaaatgtcaAGACCTTAcaagttcttctcagaaccaacacttcacCCAAAAGAGTCTTATACACGGTTGCACGAATAGTTTTCTTATGATCAACACCATTCAAAACTTCAATCGTCACCTAATACAcgcttttttaaatattactgTCAGCTAAGTAACTGTGAAATGTGGCCCCTTGGTGTATTGCAAAGCAAGATTGATGTCATTGGAAATGTTTCCAGATAGCTTACCTTTTCCCCTTGGGGAGCTTCTTGTTGAGTCTGGTGTAGATACCACTTTTTCTCTTGGTTTAGAATCTGTCCTACCAGATGGTGAGGCGACGGGCGCTGGTGACAAGGAGGAAGTATCTCCCCTCGTCTGCCTTCTTGATGTTCGAGTTTCCAACTTAGGTGATTGATCTTCTTCATTCTCTTTCTCCAAAGTAACATCTGGTTGGGACGACTGCACAAGTTCGACGACTCTTGTTGCCGGTATTCTTTCTCTTTGAGGCGAGCGTTCTTCTGGACTCCTGGAGTCTTCGGGAGCAGTTACGGACAGCCTTTTGGCGAAGTCCGAGGACTGCTGTTGGTTAATCTTTCGTCTTGGAGTCTGCTGTGGCTTCTGGAAGATGGTCTTTGTTGACTGAGCCTCGCCGTCGCTGCTGCTAGACGACCTTGTAGCAGGGTGAGTCTTACTCCTCGTCAATGACACCCTTCTTGGACTTGAAGGGCTTACCTTCTCCCCCTTCTTCCCGATACTTTTATCCGATGCAGGGGAGCTCAAACTTCTCGTCAGGCTTGGAGTGCTCTTGTCTGATCCTGGCGAGCCCATCTTGCTGCTGGTACGGGAGATGCTAGAGAAGCTGCTTTGTTTGGACAGAGTGCTTCCACTCAGACTCTTGGCGAGGCTGGGGGTGCTGGAAGACGTCTTGGAGTACAATGAGCTGATGTCACCCAAGGAGCCAGATGTTAAGGAACTACCGGAGCGAGCGGGGGAAGGAGTATCAAGACTTTCTTCCTCTTCAACAGTCTCAACAGGTGGCTCCATTTGTTTCTGTAAAAGGAAAAAGTGTAAGAATTAACTATAAAGTGAAAAGTAAATTTGCAGGAACAACCATGTACTAAATCtatttgtgggagtgttggctctgaaaagagccagtttggtctctCTCAGGCTTTATCATAAAGATTAGCAGAGTACACTGTTCAAAATGTCAAGATCAatctggctcttttcagagccgaCACTATAGTAAATTACTCttattcacaccatgcaaagctttgaACATCACTTAGAAAAAGTATGTATATAAATCAAATTGGAAGGCAGTAAAAAGTCAAGAACACTGCATAAATAACTTGTTTTCTCAGTTAAGAACATACAAGAACAGAGATACAAGCGAGGAGTTTGTGTCAGTGTTTTAAAAAAGTTTGGCAGTAAAATCAAGAACATCCTACCTCTGTTTCCCACGACTTAATCACTTTGCCATCACTAATAAGCTCAACCCGAGTTCTCCGGTAGATACCAACTATGGTGTGGCGTGTAATCGTCTTCTGAGGTGGTGGGGGATTCTCACTGGGTTTATCCTTCGGCTAAATGCAGGCAAAAATCAAACCAAGATGGTTTTGCATAATCTAATAGTATAGCACACAATTcttgggccgatttcacaaagcacccaaaattttctgctcagaactataagatCATTAATGGAATTTCTATAAAATTAATTATCATAAGTTCATTACATACATATCATACCTACCAGCATTtatatgaaataaacaaaaatggggataaacttgaagataaaaaacaAGTCAAAATCACGAAATGAATTTTTTCCTTAAAAAaggaatgtttctttttgccaaacaatTACTTTGATCAGCAAAccccatttaccaggagctccaaattCAGTTTGAAGCAGTTTTCGAAATCCACACAAATTGCACTATAAAGAACCTTATAACAtgctttgcttagcaattgatATTAGGGTCATTTTCCCTCAAATCACTCCGTTCGTCATTCCTAGTTGTCACATACAGCACAGAGTAATTATAATTCTACCATTAATACTCACTGATTTCACTGGCTCTTTGGGCGGCCTTTTACGAGGTGACTTCCTGAACTTCACTCCCTCTTTCTCTCTGACGGGCTTCTCTGTTGTAATCTCAGGGGAGGATTCATCAGCTAATTGGGCTTGGACTTGCGGGGACGCATGCCGTGTTCGGGAAGTCGGGGTCCTCTTCCCTCGACTCGATGGGGTCCGTCTACCTCGTGTTGATGGCGTCCTTGTGGCTGGGGTCGACTTAGAGGCTTGACCTTTCCCCCTGATGGGTGTTACAGTCTTTGGTGGCATTCCAGGTGATGATGCAGTCGCTGTGGTATCAAATTCAACCCTATGTTTGGGTTTCGGCTCTATTTGAGGTTGTGCTCTTCGTGAGAGAGAACTTTGTGGGGTAGGCTTTTCCTTCGTCGATGTTGGCTGGCCAGCAGTTTTCTTCATCGGCGATGGTGTTTTGTTCGATTGTGAGTCCGAAAAGTCGTATGGGTCTCTCCTCCCAGCAGAGGATGTCCTCCTCGATTCAACCACTTCATCAGAAAACTTAGCTCTTTTTGTCGTTCTCTTCGGTTGACCCTTTTCCTCTGGCTTCCCTTCTGGTACGGTCCTCTTCCGACCACTTCTCGTCAGTCTGTTGCTTGAAGGTGTCCTCGGTTTTTCTGGAGTCTTCTCTGGACCTCTTCTGCTGGTCTCTCTCTGAGGCTTCTGTTTCTCCTGTCCTCTAGCCGTCCGTTGGTCTGCCCCTTTCCTCCCTCCCTGGATCATCTCTACATTGTCATCTTCTTTCTCCAGGAAACTAAATGGAATAGTCTCctcatcatcctcatcctcaagTTCCTTCTGTCCTTCTAGAACTGCTGCTTCTGGTTCCTTAGATGACTTCTTAGGAGCTTTCTGAGAGAATGCAAATAGATCATcgctacaaaaaaaataatacaaataaataataaacaactctTTTTTGTTCCCCCTACATAATTAAACAGACTGCCACAAAGTTCCCGTACCCTCCAGGCTAGTATTGGTGCTCGGGCTTCATCTGTTTGTACAGTTGTATAGTGGTGAAACAGGCATGTATGctccgtttttgaaagggcaagggcatcaaggcattttctccttggtaaagggcacgtTAATAATCACTACCTGTTTATTACTGCTTTCATTCCGCTTTGATTCTCAACACTCTTTTCTCTCGGTTTCCCTCTTGAAACACCTGtttatcaggcctgtatgcttcgtttttgaaagggcaagggcatcaggcattttctcctaggtaaagggcaccttgtgaggaaattgtaatattctactggagcatttcaagggcaccaagaaaATGACCCGAGGGCAAGGAGGCATTAGTcttcatgaagtatcaggccagtGACCACCCCATGGCTTGTGTACTATGGACTTGGTCTTAGTAGTCTCCTGTGGAATGTTGCAGGATCGAGTTCGGCAGGAGAATGAACCAACAGAGATAATCCCAGGCATTTTTGACggaaaaaaaaccctcaaaaagttttgtattttagattaaaaacaccaaaacaaGAGGGCAATGAAAGAGTTAATACCTTTCGCTGCACTTTGCAGATGTTGAAGgacgacctttgaccttgggTGGACTGGCAGCCATCTTTGTTGCCTGGACCTTTGAGAAGACAGAAGTTGACTTCTTGCTTGGACTCTCATAAGCTGCTTTCAACATCTTGTTGGCATCTTCAGGTCCTAACATAATGTACCAAACACTTCACAAGTCAGATTTACTCAacatttacttgtttttttttaatttatgtctTTACTCACTGATCGGCAAAGAAAAAGAATCTCCTACATTGTATGGGTTtttaaccctttagagaccacAGCGGTCGGACTTGGCTCGTACAAAAAATGCACATATTTATTGAGAACTGTGTgagtttttacttcttttttttatataaaaaaaatccaccaTGCCGGCTTGGTCAAGTTTTCAGACTTGGGGTCAAGTTTGTTGGTGTTCACTTTAtagttttaaatgatacagaacaggctactgaagacattttatcaatgcggactgggtaaaagtttgagatttattgaagagtttggggttttggtccaaaacaaaaaaatctgctATGCCGGCATGGTcatacaaattttcagattggggataaaaaaacaattattcaaTTTTATAGAATGacctactgaacacattttatcagtgggGACTTGCTAATTTAGTTTAGGTTTAAGAtatattaagaattttgtgagtttaaaataattttaaaaatcccGCCATGTACTCACTTGTTAGCTGAAAGTCTGGCATCTGTGTGCTTTCCTGTGTGTCTGGATCTGTACAGAGAGTCAGGGTACCAGTCTTGACTAATCTTGGAGGAGAGTCCTTCtgtaaaggaaacaaaaaggctatatttacaaaacaaaaatgtttttgaaaatttcacccTGTTTGcctgttaaaaaaacaactacAATATTTTTAGCAACATCACCCTGATTGCCTGCTTATGATTGTTTCACCATAATGATATTTCCAAAAAACGACTTATTTAGCTTGATTGTACCCCCATCATTAAGACTTGCCTGGTGCTCTGCTGGTGCTTCAGCTCTGCGGAGTCCCTGGTCCCGATCTAAGCTCTTCTCCTCATCCATTATAGGTGTACTATGTCGGACTGGTGGGCGAGACGACATCCGTTTCTCTCGGCTGACCATTGAGGGTAGGGTTGGACCTTCGATAGGCCTGAAGCCTCCCTCCATAGGAAGGCTCAGATGGAAGTCAATACCTTAAGGATGTGAGAAAAGAAATAAAGTATTAATCCTAACCAACCTATCAAAATCCAACAGCAACTTAATCACTGAACTTGCCGAGAACAGCCCtggccaagaacccaatggagagaagacaaggaataAGTGTCACTTTGAGAAAACCCCAGCGAATTATTCCATGGAAAACCaacacagtcaggtagggacagaaaacccaatccacaaagtgccccCGGTGAGACTCAAACCAAGGTCCCAGAGTTGGAAGGCGAGaaaagacaccactacaccaacttgcaccccccccccatcctaaCAAGTGAGTGTTTCTTGGTACTTTACTTACTGGAGTATTCTGTGGCGTCCGTACTCTGAGACATCACACCAGGCATAGGACCGCCTTTTGACTGAAGGTCTTGTTTCAATTTGTCATCACCACTTGGTGATTTCATTCTCTGTTCATCTACTGCATGAGAGGCTGCTGCTacaagttcataaaaaaaaagatttaaaaaacaactattACACTAGTCAACAAAATTGAAACTTGTCTTACAGACAACAAcgaacccttcccatgaaatatgctaattacattcacgcatgcgtacagaccctattggttggcaaacgccatagagttgtgcactaagctgACGCGCAATCACAACTACGTCATgcagccattagccgtgtacaaaacagcacgaTGTTCCCcccattttgccaaccaaaatgttagcgCGCACACGCTATGTGCAattaacatatttcatgggaatggTCTATTTAATTGAGTTAATGATATTTGCAGACATGCAATTGTGTTGTATCGTTAGGGAAGCGCGGGGGGAACCGGTGACACTGTGGGGAAAATGCGTATGGTAATGGAGTGTTGAATACATTGGTACTGATGGTTGACTAGGCTTCCAAGCGAGTCATTTGAATGCCTGCCTGCATGTACAGTACTAGTCAGTAGTCAACGTGCGCACTCTAACTTCTGTTGTCTTCTCTCGATGGTGTTTTAGGCTAGTGAGCATTTgtgtttgcttttctgagagtccttggcttccaGAATGAAGAATTTAAGTGAAATGACTCACCATGAGTATTCTTCTTGGCATCAGATGAGGCGGTATCAGTGAAGCTCATCAGGGTATGAGTAGCACCTTCAGTAGTCTTTAAGACTGTTATGGGATCTTGAGGATGTCTTGAGGTAGATGGCATGGCTTGAGGTTGTTGGACCGGATGAGCTTAAAATACaagacatttcatttcaaagtcaGTAAGTTACTTTTATGTTTCTAGTTTAAACTAATTTGTTGGATTTTGCTTCAGTTAAAATGTTGATCTCCCAATGCATAACAAACCTTATTTCTGAATTTGAAAAGGAAtgtttcttcagctgcgcctcgcatctggaactctctaccacttaatcttagctcttgtctttgtaccacaaaattcaaatctcttcagaaacttatcttatgtcacaggttttcaaggactaactaatttgtgtctgttttctttcgtttgttttggggttttgctgcgccttgaacacccagcagggtggatatgtgcgcactacaagtattaaatattattattaatattataagcCCATCTTTTTTCAATCGCACAGTTGATCGTTATGATTACCTGGTTGCCTAAACCTCTTTCTACTCTGCTCTTCCGCTTCAGTCTCTGTCTCAGTCTGTGTAGGGGTATAGTGGAGAAGCCATTCATCAGATGAACCCCTCCTCCAGCTTCCTCCCTGATCCTCCTTCATCCTCTCCTCCTGAGATGACGATACTTTCTCAACATTCTGTTTGCTCTCTGTCTTGGTATTGCTTGGGTCTTGGTGGCTTTGAGGCGCTGAGGGGCGGAGGACACTTCTTTCAACAGCCTTAGAGGGGCGCTTCTCGTCTTGCGAATGAGGAATGGTTAGTGGAACCTCCGGCTGTAATTATAAGAAAAAGACGACGAGAAATTATCttatgtttgtaaaaaaaaaaatttaaaaaaaaggtgtacaaaaaaaagaaatagtaaagtaggatttgaaactttgcatggttggtGTGTAATTAGGCGAGGATTGCAGTAGCGCATTTACATTAACGAATTAATGCACATTAGCGCCCTGGTCATTGGACCCATAGCATTCCAGTAATCTTTTTCATCTCCCTTGAAAATATACAGCCATGGCTTAGTTCTAAAAACTTCATATAAAAAGTGCAAGCCTAAGCCAGAGCATAAGCCAGAACATAAGCTGAAGCCATGATTTCATAAAGGGCCAAAGGAAGCTACCATTAGATTTTGTAAGCAATCACTGTTTTGttaaaccaccagttctttttagaaacaCCTCTTCTCAAACAGATTTAAGCATAATTATAGtgtcaccacaaacctcacttgattatAAAAACAATCTGAACCATTCTGTACCTGACTTTGTGACTTTTGTTTCTGTACATGAGGCTCCTTTTCCAGCCTTCTATCCAAGGCACTTGCAGACCTAGGTTTATCTCCCTGATCTTGCTTCTTTCTTCTTGCAGTGTCAGATTCTTCTGTAGTGCCACCGACTGTCGTTGAGGGCGGTCTACTCCTGGGGTTCTCATCGGACGTCGCTGAGGTAGTCACTTGAGCGCTCGGTTGCCACGCCTGGgttcagtttttaaaaaaataatgatttcaGAACCAGCGCTAAATCACAAATTTGCACAAAACTATTTGAacaagttttttcttttattttttataagttTGCAATAATTTGAAGTGAAAATCTGTTTCGTGCATCAGGATTAACTTGACACCTCACCAATGCACCACGGTAACCATTGTGGCTGTGTCGGTAGGCTGCAGTGGCAACAATGAAGAAGAAGCATTTTATCCAACTTGTGAACCACCTGTTTTCTGAATGTCCACGGGCTACAGTGGCTACAGTGGCATCAATGAAGAAGAAGCCTTTTTATCTGACACAGCTTGACCTACCTGGAAGGATTCAGACTGCTGTCCTTTCCACACAGCTGAGGATCTGCCTGATGACGATTCTGATGATTGCTGTGATGATGACGTCCTGTTGCTTGATCCACTGCTGGAGCGAGACTTTGCAAGCAACTCCTCTTGATTCAGAACCTGCTGCCATTTAGGAATCTTTGGAGAGAGTAGAAATAATCTTATAAGGTATGCAATAATTGCACTGAGAATAGGCAACCCTAACTTTTGGTTTTGCTTTTGAACTAACGGCACATGCTGCTTCACATAGTGCTACCAAAAACCTCACCTCATTATACTCCCATCACGCTAAGTTTCATAGTAAAACCACAAAAAGGGGGGTAAAAAAACTTACTCCACCTTCGTCATCATCTGCTTCCTGTCTAGTGCTCTTATGCGCTTTAGGAGGATGCGTTGTCAtggcatcatcatcatcatcttgaaGACTGAGTTCCATTGGCTCTTCCTCTGAAAAAATGTTACACAAAATAGCCAAAATCAAATTAAGTTCCAAATGTTTCAATTTTCCTCCCAAATTTCTGTTTGATCCCACCCCAAATCTTCACTAAGACACAAAAATCTTTATTCtcccttttttataaattgctttCTGTGACCAATCCACATAcatctttgagaaaaaaaagaaatcaaatgaataataataatggggatATGTATCATGGATATATTTGTGGCTTAGGAAGACTATTATGGGAGTTCAGGATAAATGTAACAATTATGAAGACCTCCTCACCATCTTGCTGAGTGGGTGTACTTGGAATCAGCCCAGGATTGGGTCCATACGCCCCCAACGTTGGAGGCACAACAGACCCAATGCTATCCTGGGATAACGCCTGTTGCCCTGATAGGTGTAGACTACCTAGGGTTACTGAGGGCGTACTAGGGGAATGATCACTGTCCCCTCTGCTGGTGGGCGCTGCAGAGGAATGGGTGCTTCGGGAGTATTGCTCTGAAATAAGGAGGGAATAACAAGGATGAGATTTGACGAATGTAAAAATTCCAGAAAAAGAGCTTGCTGGCCTGGGCCTCCAATATATTACAGACCCAAAACCTCACAGATGTTACAACTCAGGAGTTTACAGACTCTATGCTTCACTAGGAAGACAAAACTACAGGTTTTGAAACAATGTGGATTATGTCTTATCCACTTGTATGACTGCTTCACTTCTTTCAAATCAAGTCACTGGCTCAaggagatttgagaaaaatccCTGataaatcacatccctgaaatAATTGAATGGAGATGATTCATTCTCTTTTATGTATCTTCTAAGAAAGCAAATCAGAGTATAAAGGAAAAGTACAAATATTCACACTCGCGTAaacggaaaaaaaagaagaaaagattATAACACCAAAATGCACAGAGAAAACCAAGAAATTAAACATTCATTTACTGGTTATAAGATTCTCTAAACTAGAGCGATCTTTAAAGCGGTTGCACTTACCTATCTTGTCTGGTGGTGTATTAGCAATGACTGTCCCCCAAGCCTCTGGTGATGGTTGGATGATAGTGATAGAGGCATCATCTGATGTACTCGTCTCATTCACTAAGACACTCTCCCCTGCTGGCCGATGGGTGTACTGTTCACTGTGGTATCCACCACCCATAGCATCTTCTGAACAAAGATTAAAGACATCCCAGAGAAGACATGAAACCAATTCAAACATTTAACTTTATAAATTAGACCTAAAAGGGTTTgggtatgacacaaaacacaatatccacagatttacaacaaacctacaaggtttgaagataatgatgatataaagcttttcttaaaattttacttgccgaggtgctgttgtttttttgagaaattagtaaaatagtgtcacaaaaataatttttgtcacattgagatgaaaattattttagcatgtacaatgtatctacgtgactctcctgaaaacattgctctgtgattttcacttttttttttctctcaaacaCTTGACAATGACAACTAAAGAAGtagaaacttctacaggtgaaCTAAATTACACACATCTtct
This genomic stretch from Asterias amurensis chromosome 9, ASM3211899v1 harbors:
- the LOC139941490 gene encoding uncharacterized protein isoform X2, producing MDSLPFSQTDLGTQGDGPCFMVMNSQLEHSEDLPDMKDVILRNAETSGPYKQRMLWELTALRGTQPSPVLVTGRVPEGKSYFGKTNVDIRTDEVTVRTKARSQPTDQQQNPASNHVSPDQGDAQQQENAAGDQGDDAQGDDGGDAGGAGGAGGGGDGNGGHGEDGEEEEDEEEHEETGEETSQDTNSSSSPVPKLVAAPALNTPPRTVRVKEILQEESPAVSSDPQQSEEDPGPGSERGGAVSDAPTAVVGDSNEEDQGAITSPSPAREETRPPGELPIMDPPVRIPKKRTSDSHSSSLSSNSGSHHSSCYLASHDSASSSLLSSLTSSSSCSSSGLQATSSSKFTHIKDHPSKSSISPSLRQDVDSLRQDEDGDAERDYPQSSQQDLFSEVTEERKDYNQLILHPHYHGVRVLANETSTSDDASVNLVPPTPEAFKYGIQETPPYKNEDAMGGGYHSEQYTHRPAGESVLVNETSTSDDASITIIQPSPEAWGTVIANTPPDKIEQYSRSTHSSAAPTSRGDSDHSPSTPSVTLGSLHLSGQQALSQDSIGSVVPPTLGAYGPNPGLIPSTPTQQDEEEPMELSLQDDDDDAMTTHPPKAHKSTRQEADDDEGGIPKWQQVLNQEELLAKSRSSSGSSNRTSSSQQSSESSSGRSSAVWKGQQSESFQAWQPSAQVTTSATSDENPRSRPPSTTVGGTTEESDTARRKKQDQGDKPRSASALDRRLEKEPHVQKQKSQSQPEVPLTIPHSQDEKRPSKAVERSVLRPSAPQSHQDPSNTKTESKQNVEKVSSSQEERMKEDQGGSWRRGSSDEWLLHYTPTQTETETEAEEQSRKRFRQPAHPVQQPQAMPSTSRHPQDPITVLKTTEGATHTLMSFTDTASSDAKKNTHAAASHAVDEQRMKSPSGDDKLKQDLQSKGGPMPGVMSQSTDATEYSSIDFHLSLPMEGGFRPIEGPTLPSMVSREKRMSSRPPVRHSTPIMDEEKSLDRDQGLRRAEAPAEHQKDSPPRLVKTGTLTLCTDPDTQESTQMPDFQLTRPEDANKMLKAAYESPSKKSTSVFSKVQATKMAASPPKVKGRPSTSAKCSESDDLFAFSQKAPKKSSKEPEAAVLEGQKELEDEDDEETIPFSFLEKEDDNVEMIQGGRKGADQRTARGQEKQKPQRETSRRGPEKTPEKPRTPSSNRLTRSGRKRTVPEGKPEEKGQPKRTTKRAKFSDEVVESRRTSSAGRRDPYDFSDSQSNKTPSPMKKTAGQPTSTKEKPTPQSSLSRRAQPQIEPKPKHRVEFDTTATASSPGMPPKTVTPIRGKGQASKSTPATRTPSTRGRRTPSSRGKRTPTSRTRHASPQVQAQLADESSPEITTEKPVREKEGVKFRKSPRKRPPKEPVKSPKDKPSENPPPPQKTITRHTIVGIYRRTRVELISDGKVIKSWETEKQMEPPVETVEEEESLDTPSPARSGSSLTSGSLGDISSLYSKTSSSTPSLAKSLSGSTLSKQSSFSSISRTSSKMGSPGSDKSTPSLTRSLSSPASDKSIGKKGEKVSPSSPRRVSLTRSKTHPATRSSSSSDGEAQSTKTIFQKPQQTPRRKINQQQSSDFAKRLSVTAPEDSRSPEERSPQRERIPATRVVELVQSSQPDVTLEKENEEDQSPKLETRTSRRQTRGDTSSLSPAPVASPSGRTDSKPREKVVSTPDSTRSSPRGKATSVSRKTSPSPSSQKRQSTPPQQSTRPLTSEPSTSQPLETLHEPPPGETLPVVEGDVALLLPGLKVYTKWLDGFWYPGTILHQERLSRYLIEFDDGDHRSVNEADIIIKEWLSRGQTVMAEDRDGYYYAGTVVGYYKDPDTGTSGYVIEQTVSRETSRYERQRVILTKDQAASLMSSASNSSSTSGNNVISLDNVVYNKRTRVRSRLLDTPGSSKAEKLKQQSPQQQEKTTPSRQAVKRKLVASEEQEKKGTPSPRKRGRPAKKAVTPAALASPDLATSPRRSPRKHQQQENQPAADSPPIAVYMGGVPKLATLFRNHAFLVTHGEVKRQPLKEKSSSDSTGGSSGEDEVETVPFDRAYAITQIQSGGGLVLSDFNKSQITKMKVLLISNTHCRTKKYFQALAAGIPCISHLWLRDCCKTERLQNHKNYLLPAGDSIEENALMEIQPNRSILAGMSIYMVSDYEGVQNSWRSILIAAGCHIVSKIPSHLDFTKNPDLCLDCDVIVTDPSCPRSLLHRAQSLKIPMVSCEWVIQCLINGVRVPYRGHAKYEWNYREKPSR